Proteins co-encoded in one Vampirovibrio chlorellavorus genomic window:
- the sufC gene encoding Fe-S cluster assembly ATPase SufC has translation MILNNGEIPIVTTPILEVKNLHASVNGVAILNGINLTVKPGEVHAIMGPNGSGKSTLSKVLVGHPAFEVTEGEVLYKGKNLLELEAEERARDGVFLAFQYPVEVPGVNNAGFLRMAYNAKMVHQGKDELDPLEFEDLLAEKAKVVEMDPELLNNRSVNEGFSGGEKKRNEILQMAVLEPTLAVLDETDSGLDIDALRIVANGVNQLRTADNGMILVTHYQRLLNYIVPDYVHVLAEGRIIKSGGKELALELEDKGYDWLLEKAGLLAGQEA, from the coding sequence TTGATTTTAAATAACGGAGAAATCCCCATCGTGACCACGCCCATTCTTGAAGTGAAAAACCTCCACGCCAGCGTCAACGGCGTGGCCATCCTCAACGGCATCAACCTGACCGTCAAGCCCGGCGAAGTGCACGCCATTATGGGGCCCAATGGCTCCGGTAAAAGTACCTTGTCCAAGGTCTTGGTGGGCCACCCGGCTTTTGAAGTGACCGAGGGCGAAGTGTTGTACAAGGGCAAGAACCTGCTGGAGCTGGAAGCGGAAGAACGGGCCCGGGATGGCGTGTTTCTGGCCTTTCAGTACCCGGTGGAAGTGCCGGGCGTGAACAATGCCGGATTTCTGCGGATGGCTTACAACGCCAAAATGGTGCATCAGGGCAAAGACGAGCTGGATCCCCTGGAGTTTGAAGACCTGCTGGCCGAAAAAGCCAAAGTGGTGGAAATGGACCCGGAATTGCTGAACAATCGCTCGGTGAACGAAGGCTTTTCCGGTGGGGAGAAAAAACGCAACGAGATTCTGCAAATGGCCGTACTGGAACCCACCCTGGCCGTGCTGGATGAGACCGACTCCGGTCTGGATATTGACGCCCTGCGCATTGTGGCCAATGGGGTCAACCAGTTACGCACCGCCGACAATGGCATGATTCTGGTTACCCACTACCAGCGCCTGCTGAACTACATCGTGCCCGATTATGTCCACGTGTTGGCCGAAGGGCGCATCATCAAATCCGGTGGCAAGGAACTGGCCCTGGAACTGGAAGACAAAGGCTACGACTGGCTGCTGGAAAAAGCCGGTCTGCTGGCCGGACAAGAGGCGTAA
- the sufD gene encoding Fe-S cluster assembly protein SufD, with amino-acid sequence MQPQSPQTLYEQSFRHRLQAILPETADWLQALRFRALTRFEQLGLPSRRLEAWKFINLRPVINQSFQPHTTDLTVTEAQLQPHLLGSDTIRLVLVNGRFVESLSVLPALPEGVWVGSLKAALRTVPERVQASLAKGLDHEPDALVVLNTALFEDGVFIDVPENAQLASLIHIVSVTTASADPRAAYTRNVINLAPHARVQLAVAHVGSGETLYLNNSVQEFYLAEGAQAECCLMLNEASQGWHLTATRSTLAQNAELKLSTVTLGGHTARHSVSTLLQGTQATVQLNGLDVLEGQTAVFHQTSTEHWVPDCRSEQYYKGILDDAGQSEFNGLVFVAEGANGTDSQQLNKTLLLSEDAKVWTRPQLKINADDVKCAHGATVGQLDENQLFYLASRGLGRDLATALLTYGFAEEIIQRLSHPALRRYLDQRVLENLHRSDAGLQRQLGV; translated from the coding sequence GTGCAACCCCAATCCCCCCAAACGCTTTATGAGCAAAGTTTCCGTCATCGGCTGCAGGCCATTTTGCCGGAGACCGCCGATTGGCTGCAAGCCCTGCGTTTTCGAGCCCTGACCCGTTTTGAACAGTTGGGCCTGCCCAGCCGCCGTCTGGAGGCCTGGAAGTTTATCAACCTGCGGCCTGTGATCAATCAGTCTTTTCAGCCGCATACCACTGACTTGACGGTCACTGAAGCCCAGTTGCAGCCGCATTTGCTGGGCTCCGATACCATTCGTCTGGTTTTGGTGAATGGCCGGTTTGTGGAAAGCCTGTCCGTGTTGCCAGCCCTGCCGGAAGGCGTTTGGGTGGGCAGCTTGAAAGCCGCCTTGCGGACTGTACCGGAACGGGTGCAGGCCAGTCTGGCCAAAGGACTGGATCATGAGCCGGATGCTTTGGTGGTGTTGAACACCGCCTTGTTTGAGGACGGTGTTTTTATTGACGTACCGGAAAACGCGCAACTGGCTTCACTGATTCACATTGTCTCCGTGACCACTGCCAGCGCCGACCCTCGGGCCGCCTACACCCGCAACGTGATCAACCTGGCCCCGCATGCCCGTGTACAATTGGCCGTAGCGCATGTGGGATCGGGCGAAACCCTTTATCTCAATAATTCCGTGCAGGAATTTTATCTGGCGGAAGGGGCCCAGGCGGAGTGCTGCCTGATGCTGAATGAGGCTTCCCAAGGCTGGCATTTAACCGCCACCCGCAGCACTTTGGCCCAGAATGCGGAACTCAAGCTTTCCACGGTGACGCTGGGCGGACATACGGCCCGACACAGTGTCAGCACCCTGTTGCAAGGCACTCAGGCCACCGTACAACTGAACGGGCTGGATGTGCTGGAAGGACAAACCGCCGTCTTCCACCAAACGTCTACCGAGCATTGGGTGCCCGATTGCCGAAGCGAGCAGTACTACAAGGGCATTCTGGATGACGCCGGGCAGTCCGAGTTCAACGGGCTGGTCTTTGTGGCCGAAGGGGCCAATGGCACCGATTCTCAGCAGTTGAACAAAACCCTGCTACTGTCTGAGGATGCCAAGGTATGGACCCGCCCGCAACTCAAAATTAACGCAGACGACGTCAAATGCGCCCACGGAGCCACCGTGGGGCAACTGGATGAAAATCAGTTGTTCTATCTGGCCAGCCGAGGCTTGGGGCGGGACTTGGCCACGGCGCTCCTGACCTACGGCTTTGCCGAGGAAATTATTCAACGACTCAGCCATCCGGCTTTGCGGCGTTATCTGGACCAACGTGTTCTGGAGAACCTGCACCGCTCGGATGCGGGACTTCAACGACAGCTAGGAGTGTAG